GCTTACGATCGCGAATCTGCCGTTGGGCGGTTGAATATGGGATTAACAGAAGCACCGATGAAAAATTGGACAATCACTGATATGAAGAATGACTGGAAGATAATTTTCCCACCATCAGACTCCAAATAATCCTTATTTAGTCCTGTTCCATAAAGGCTAAAAGTCATTAATAATCATAAATGATTTATTGCCTAAAATAGCGCACAAATTCCCTCATAAATCGAATTTTGATAAATTTTGAGTTATTTTGTTAAATATCAATCTGAATATTGACATTTACACCATGATTTTCGTATTTTAATTAATGACATAGGTCATGTTTTGTAATGACTAAAATCTTATTTGTTGAAATAATTAAATTACTTCCATGTTATTAATGAACTTATCCAATCACGTAGATACCCTTGAACATATCCAACAAACCAAAAAAGACCTGGGAAATGACTTCATTGATATGATGAGAAGGAAGCCTCGATATAGCGGACAATGGTGGGCTTCCCCAGACCTCACCTACACTGGGCAGCCAGTGGTTTATATCGGCGACAAATTACCTTTGGGGGAACGGGGCTACATTATTGGCCATTCCAACTGGTTCGATGAGCGCATGTTTTTTGTGGGTTTTCCCGATCTTGGTCATGATCAACCTGTAGTGATTTTTGAAACGATCGAACATTTTGGTTTTTTAAAAAGATAAGACTTTCCATCGTAGTGGTAAGGTAAAAACAGCCTGAACATCTCGTTCAGGCTGTTTTTTTTGATCGTGTTTTTAGACTGTCGCTGCGGTCAAACACCTGAGGCATTAAATACTTTGGGCCCATTTCACAAGCCAACACCAAAATTCAGCGTTGGTAGTACCAAAAATTACGCACTTTTAGTTTTACAACGCTGAACAGGTTTATCCCTCACCGATCAAACTACCGTCGCAACACATCTATAAAGGTAACCACAGTTAAAAGCTGTAAAATTCGGAAACTTAAAATTGCATGTAAGATTCTACCCCTTCACGCATAAGATTACGAATGCGTCAAATTTGATATCGCAACGTATCTAATTTCGATACGGTAAAAAATGAATGCCTATTTTGATTTAAAGCGGAAAACTCAATACAAACGGCTAAATTATTAGCATTCTATAATAACATTGTGATTATTTATGATAATTTTCAGTTGGAATGCGCTATTTTGGTCGGGTAACAATCAAGCATATTTGATAGTAAAAAATCAAACAATCGAATAGAATAATAAAAATATAAAGACTAATATGCAACCCCAATATACCCCCATTCATCATGACAACAACACAAACAATTGCTAAATATGTTCCAGAGCGCTTGCTGGTGTATATCCCATCCCGAGAACAATTTTTTTATGTGAACAGAAAACACATTGACTATGGCACCGAGGTTGTGGATGAACACCTACACGCCCAGGTGAATTTGTATGCTCAGGTGCCTGGGGACTCGGATCATCTGAACCCAGTCTTATCGAAATGCATTGAGCTCTCCCTCGGTCACCTCGAGTCCATCCATATTTGTACCTTTACTGACGATGACTGCCGATTAGTACAAAAAAAAATCGCTGAAGAAATGCTTCAGGTCAATGCCGCAGAAGCCCACTTGATGACAGTGGCCGAAGCCAAATAGTTCAACACCGCACCATTTTTAGCATGATAACGGTGGAGCTTATCTGCGGTCACATTTTTTAACTTGCACAAAAACCAATGACTCCCTACGGTGCCTCTTTATTTTTTAAGTAGGTCATGGTACCATAAAAATACGCACGCATTAAAGGATTAATATTGAAGTGAATCTCTGTGTCGAGAATCGAATAGGAATGAATGATAGGCATTCGGAATCCTTTCAATAACTTAAGCGGAGGAAGGTAGTAATTATCCATCAATTTATCGCACGATTTTTCGAGGAGCGCACTTGTGAGTAATTGCTTGGAATGTATTTGAATCGCTTGAATATCGATCACAAGTTCATAGGAGGTAAATTTTTCAATAGACAAACAAATCACATTGATAATTGCTGATTCGGTTTCACTAAAAACAATGTCGTTAGATGCTGCCAAAGCATAAAAATGCGGTAATACTTTTTGCTGTAAATTTTGTTCAGACATTTGATAATCACACTAAATTGAACATCCACACCTACATGAATATTAACTTATCATTGATACATAAGTCATGTTTCTGCTAACGCTAAAACAAGAATACCACTAACCATCTGCGCTAAAGTATCTCGCCCGTTTCGCGTAGGTACATTTATTTTGATATACCTTGAAACAATCAATTTTGTTAATTTAAGTCTGTACAAAAATAAGTCATAATTATTCTAATAATCTAAACACAATACCACAGATCATGATGAAACTGACTTAATCCCGAAAAATCCTGCTCAACCAACATCATTTTTAGCCATTCCTAAAGCCTATGAGGTGAAATTTATGGTTTGCGCGTAACAAAAGGTTGATTCGATATTTTTAGTAAATGTAAAAGTTTATTCAAAATAACGCCTATTTGCCTGCTCATGCCCTAAAAGCAACTCTTTCAATCAATTACAAAGTGGACAATAGGTAAATTTTAAATGCCCACGATCGGTCAAATTGACCAGCTACTGAAAAACAGTATCACACTTTTATATATATTTTAGTACGGTTATCATACACATGGAAAAATTCCTGAAATCCCTCAGGCATCATATCATAATATCCGACCACCAGCAAACCATTTGGTTTCAATGCCTTATGAAACTTGATCAATACTTTGGATTTAAGATCGTTATCAAAATAGATCATGACATTACGACAAAAGATAATATCTACCTCTTCTGGAAATTCATCTTTCGTCAGATTGTGTGTATAAAATTCAATGCTACGTTTAATTCGATCTTTAATTTTGATCCCTGTGGGTATTTCTTCAAAAATACTGCTCCAGTCTCCTTTAGGAAATGCTTTGCCAAAATTTCGTGCATATTTATTGGCCTGCACACCAAAGTACTTCCCCTCCTTGGCTGTGTTTAATGCCATGGGACTCAGATCAGTCGCAATTACTTTACTTTTAAAAGTCAGCATAAGGGAATGAATAATATAATACATTGAATATACCTCCTCGCCAGTGGAACAACCCGTGTGCCAGATCTTGACCTTCGCCTGTTTGCTATGTTTTTTCTTCAGCAATTTTTGCAGAAAAATCCATACCTCAGGGTTCCGAAACATCTCGGTAAGGTTTACCGTCAGGTCATCAATGCAACCAAGAAAAAATTCCTTATCCTTTAAAATGGCGCTCCAAAGGTCAATCAGGGAAGTCATCTGATGCTTGTTGATCAAACGGCCAAAACCTCTTTTCAGGGATTTAATTTCATAATTGGTGAAATCGATTCCATAGCGGGTTTTTATGGCCGTAGCCAAAGATTTCAGCTCTTCGTCGGAAATTTTATGATCTGTAACTATTGTACTCATTATGAAATAGCGCTAATAACAAAAGTAGATAATTCCTGCAGTTTAATATTGTGCTGGATCGCCCCAAGATGATTGGCCGCTTTGGGCATCCCGTAAACAACACAACTTTCCTCACTCTGCGCCACCGTCAAGCCACCTGCATGATGAATCCTTAACATCCCCTCGGCGCCATCGCGCCCCATCCCCGTCATGATTACACCGATACACCGCCGACCAAAAATATCAACTGCCGAACTGATCAGTCCGTCGATGGAAGGCTCATTATAACTTGCGAACTGCATTTTTGTAGGGCGAAACTTGACCTTCCCATGCACTTCGCGAAGCACCGTATTTACCCCCCCTGGCAAAAGATAAATTGCCCCAGGCTCTAATAAAGTGCCCGATTTGGCGATAATCACCTTTTTCTTGGTTAATGAGTTGAGTCTTTGACCAAAAGAAGGGATAAAGGAGGCAGGCATATGCTGCGTAATAACAATAGGAACAGGTAAATTTTCAGGGATTTTCGTTACAAAAGCCTCGACCGCGGAGGGCCCTCCCGTGGAAGCTCCCACACAAATAATATCATAGGCCAACTGCTGTTCAAAAGTATGAGGAGCCGTATTGCTTTTGAGCTGCTTGGCCGCCGTGAGTGCTGAAACATCGGTGGCCAGGGCCGTTCTTATTTTCTCAAAAAGCACCGTTTTTATAGCATGAATATCGGAATGGTGATCAGCAGATTTATTCACATAATCAAAAGCTCCTTCCTTC
This genomic interval from Persicobacter psychrovividus contains the following:
- a CDS encoding protein-glutamate O-methyltransferase CheR, which gives rise to MSTIVTDHKISDEELKSLATAIKTRYGIDFTNYEIKSLKRGFGRLINKHQMTSLIDLWSAILKDKEFFLGCIDDLTVNLTEMFRNPEVWIFLQKLLKKKHSKQAKVKIWHTGCSTGEEVYSMYYIIHSLMLTFKSKVIATDLSPMALNTAKEGKYFGVQANKYARNFGKAFPKGDWSSIFEEIPTGIKIKDRIKRSIEFYTHNLTKDEFPEEVDIIFCRNVMIYFDNDLKSKVLIKFHKALKPNGLLVVGYYDMMPEGFQEFFHVYDNRTKIYIKV
- the cheB gene encoding chemotaxis-specific protein-glutamate methyltransferase CheB; its protein translation is MQHKKGVLVVDDSSIMRHLIKDVVEQDESLRVVGTANNGRDAVMQNESLRPDILLLDMNMGGYDGLFAVKQIMNGPAPVPIIILSALGNTDMDPILTALKEGAFDYVNKSADHHSDIHAIKTVLFEKIRTALATDVSALTAAKQLKSNTAPHTFEQQLAYDIICVGASTGGPSAVEAFVTKIPENLPVPIVITQHMPASFIPSFGQRLNSLTKKKVIIAKSGTLLEPGAIYLLPGGVNTVLREVHGKVKFRPTKMQFASYNEPSIDGLISSAVDIFGRRCIGVIMTGMGRDGAEGMLRIHHAGGLTVAQSEESCVVYGMPKAANHLGAIQHNIKLQELSTFVISAIS